CCAGTTTTTTAAGCTCATTCGATAACGGCATAATCTCATATAGCCCAATGCGTCCTTGATAGCCGGTATGACGACAATGCTCGCAGCCTTGAGCGCTATATACTTGCGCAGGTAATGATGCACGCCACGGTTGTACCAGCTCTTGCCATTGAATGGCAATCTCACTATCCGCAGTGACGGTATGAGCTTGCTTACAATGAGGACAAAGCGTTCGTAACAGGCGCTGCGCCATCACGCCAAGGATAGTCGCTGAGGTCAAAAATGGTTGCACGCCCAAATCATGTAAGCGTGTCAAGGAGCTGGGCGCATCATTGGTATGCAAAGTCGACAGTACCAAATGCCCTGTTAATGACGCTTGTACCGCCATATTAGCCGTCTCACTATCCCGAATTTCACCAACCATAATAATGTCAGGGTCTTGACGCATTAAGGAGCGAATCCCATCAGCAAAGTGCAAATCAATGCCAGTATTAATTTGCATTTGATTAAAAGCAGGCTCAATCATCTCAATCGGGTCTTCGATCGTACAGACATTCACCTGCTCAGTCGCCAATTGCTTCAGCGTACTATAAAGGGTCGTGGTCTTACCAGAACCCGTCGGACCCGTCACCAAAATAATACCATTAGGATGCGCGGTCAGCTCCTGCCACATCGCAAGCTGCTTACCCGATAATCCCAACTGCGCAAAAGAGCGCACCAACACTTCAGGGTCAAAGACACGCATCACCAGCTTTTCCCCAAACGCGGTCGGCAAGGTTGACAGCCGCAATTCTGTTTCTATGCCATTATGGGTGCGCGTTTTTAGACGACCATCTTGCGGCTTACGTTTTTCTGCGACATTGAGCCGTGCTAAGATTTTAATACGAGCGGTCACCGCCACCATAATGGCGATCGGCATCTCATAAACGCTATGCAAGACGCCATCAATGCGAAAGCGTACCTTGCCCGTTTCACGGCGCGGCTCTAAATGAATGTCACTTGCCCGCTGCTCAAAGGCATATTGCAGTAGCCAATCGACCACCTTAACAATATGCTGATCATTAGCATCGGGGTTGGCATTGTCACCCAATTGCAATAACGCCTCAACATTACTCACATCCGCTGCTGCCCGTTTATGAGCATTATTCGCGCCAGCAATCGCGTGCGTTACTTGATAAAACTCCTGTCGATAGCGCTTAATTTGTTCAGGATTAATATAGACCGTACGATAGGTTTTAGATTTAATTATTTTATCAATATTAGAATACCAATCGCTATAAAACGGCTGATCTGTACCAATGACCACATCAGTATCGCTGACTTCAATCGGCAAAATATGCTGCGTGCGCGCATAGTCAAAAGACATAATTTGCGTCACTGCGGGCACATCAATTTTCAAAGGGTCAATACGGACGATTGGCATACTTGCTTTTGCCGCTAACCATTGATTGAGCCATGTTAAGGTTAATTTATGCTCATTGCTCGTCTGCTCACTACTTGTATTCTGACTGTTATTTCCAAGATTGCTGCTGCCAAGACTATTATTCCCAAGATGATGACCATTCGGCAAGCCAAAATCAGCAATCGTGATGAGCGGATGCTGCGCCTTATCACGACGACTGGTGATGACTAAATTATAACCGCGCTGATCAATGACTCTATCTGCCAATAATTCATCTAAACACCAACGCAAATCAACGACTAAGGAAAATTTAGGCACAGACATAGTTATTCTTCTTTTATAATTAAGTGGTAAATGTCGAATGTTGAATTTTTGCAATTAATAAGCAGCTTTAAGAGTGATTAAATTAAAACTAATCTATCTTGGTCACAGTCACTATCTGAAGTTGTCCACTTTTTATCCGCTGAAAGCTCACATCAACGGCCTTATAGCGCATTGTAAATAGTGTATGGAGTTCTTGTTGACGATAGGCAGGGCGCGGATCTTGGGCAATTAATGCCGTGATATTGTCAATATCCGCTGCCATCAATTGCTGTTGGTATTGATAAATAACTTCTGCTACGCTGGCTTTGTTTTCGTTGCCTTTATGATTACTATTGTTAGTATCACTACCCTGTTCCATAGCGATTATTTGCTGAAATTGCTCTCGTGCCTGTTCCGTGATCGTTACCATTAACGGCGCAGGCGCAGTCGACGCAAAGCCACTGTCAGCACTGACAAGCGCATCACTATAAGCGATATATGGCTTAATATCGACAATTGGCGTGCCGTCAATCATATCTGCACCACTAATAATTAATAGTACGCGACCTGCTACCACCTCAACACGTTCAAGCTTAACCACCGACAAGCCTAAACCTGACGGGCGATACATACTGCGACTGGCAAACACGCCTATCTTTTGATTACCGCCCAAACGTGGCGGTCGTACTTGCGCTCGAAACTTATGAGCATCCGCTTCGGCGGCTTGACTCGCCTTGTTAATAAAATTGTGATGAAACTGCCAACTGATCCAAATATGGCTAAAAGCCTCTAAGCCGACAAATGCCGCTGGCGTATCATACGGCGCGAGCATTTCAATAACACTTGTGAGCGCCACTAAGTTTGGTTGTCTGGGCGCGCCAAATTTTTGTGACAAGGGTGCGCGGTGGTAACCAATAATAGGCGCAACGTGGCTTTTTCCGAAATGAGCCGTTTCAATATCACTCTTTTCCATATCACAAGTTTCAACAGCACCAGTTGCAACAGCACAAGACATAAGCCAACTCCATAATGCATTTATAAAGGATAAATTCGCGATGCAAAACCCATATAATGAAGCATACAGAGTTTTTCGCTAACGATATTCCATTTTATCATGCTACGAATGCGCGGCTTGGCGGATTTTTATTTTAAAGTTTGCTATGATAAGCGACCATATTTATTGAGAATGGCTTGCATCCATTGGATATCGGCACTGCATGTGCATTATTGCGCACCTATATGTCCGCTCAGGCAAGTAGGTCATGGATATTTATTCCATGATGATAGGTTGCAAAATGCGGTTTCATAACGGACAAGTCAAGAACAGCTTCATGGTTAAACATGCTTTTTTTTGATGCTTTGACAAAGGCAACATTATGCTTTGCCACTATAATCGCTACGCACTCTAATGTTAAATGTATTTCATTTAAACCAATAACAAGTAATTAACGGGGACTTTATGTCAAAACTTCGCACCGAAACGGTAACAGAGGTTCATCACTGGAATGACGCGCTCTTTAGCATCAAAACCACGCGCGACGACGGCTTACGCTTTCGTAATGGCGAGTTTGCGATGATTGGACTTGTCGTCGATGGCAGACCGCTGTTACGCGCTTACTCCATTGCCAGCCCCAATTATGAAGAACATTTAGAGTTCTTTTCTATTAAAGTTCAAGACGGTCCATTGACCTCACGCCTACAACATATCAAAGTGGGCGATGAACTATTAGTCAGCAAAAAGCCAACAGGCACGCTCGTATTAGACGATTTATTACCCGGTAAACATCTATATATGCTCTCAACCGGCACCGGACTTGCGCCATTTTTGGCATTAGCGCGTGACCCTGAAGTATATGAACGCTTTGACAAAATCATTTTAGTACATGGTGTGCGCAGTATTTCTGATTTAGCATATCGCGATATGTTCGAGAACGAATTGCCTAATGATGAAATCTTTGGCGAATGGTATCGTGAAAAATTTATCTATTACCCTACCGTTACCCGCGAAGAATTCAGAAATCAAGGTCGCATTACCGATTTGATGAAATCAGGCAAATTCTTTGAAGACATCGG
This genomic window from Psychrobacter urativorans contains:
- a CDS encoding GspE/PulE family protein, with translation MSVPKFSLVVDLRWCLDELLADRVIDQRGYNLVITSRRDKAQHPLITIADFGLPNGHHLGNNSLGSSNLGNNSQNTSSEQTSNEHKLTLTWLNQWLAAKASMPIVRIDPLKIDVPAVTQIMSFDYARTQHILPIEVSDTDVVIGTDQPFYSDWYSNIDKIIKSKTYRTVYINPEQIKRYRQEFYQVTHAIAGANNAHKRAAADVSNVEALLQLGDNANPDANDQHIVKVVDWLLQYAFEQRASDIHLEPRRETGKVRFRIDGVLHSVYEMPIAIMVAVTARIKILARLNVAEKRKPQDGRLKTRTHNGIETELRLSTLPTAFGEKLVMRVFDPEVLVRSFAQLGLSGKQLAMWQELTAHPNGIILVTGPTGSGKTTTLYSTLKQLATEQVNVCTIEDPIEMIEPAFNQMQINTGIDLHFADGIRSLMRQDPDIIMVGEIRDSETANMAVQASLTGHLVLSTLHTNDAPSSLTRLHDLGVQPFLTSATILGVMAQRLLRTLCPHCKQAHTVTADSEIAIQWQELVQPWRASLPAQVYSAQGCEHCRHTGYQGRIGLYEIMPLSNELKKLVAADANLDVIKQQAYREGLQPLRLSGAKRISEGVTTMEEVMRVVPMQ
- the tsaA gene encoding tRNA (N6-threonylcarbamoyladenosine(37)-N6)-methyltransferase TrmO, with the protein product MEKSDIETAHFGKSHVAPIIGYHRAPLSQKFGAPRQPNLVALTSVIEMLAPYDTPAAFVGLEAFSHIWISWQFHHNFINKASQAAEADAHKFRAQVRPPRLGGNQKIGVFASRSMYRPSGLGLSVVKLERVEVVAGRVLLIISGADMIDGTPIVDIKPYIAYSDALVSADSGFASTAPAPLMVTITEQAREQFQQIIAMEQGSDTNNSNHKGNENKASVAEVIYQYQQQLMAADIDNITALIAQDPRPAYRQQELHTLFTMRYKAVDVSFQRIKSGQLQIVTVTKID
- a CDS encoding ferredoxin--NADP reductase; translated protein: MSKLRTETVTEVHHWNDALFSIKTTRDDGLRFRNGEFAMIGLVVDGRPLLRAYSIASPNYEEHLEFFSIKVQDGPLTSRLQHIKVGDELLVSKKPTGTLVLDDLLPGKHLYMLSTGTGLAPFLALARDPEVYERFDKIILVHGVRSISDLAYRDMFENELPNDEIFGEWYREKFIYYPTVTREEFRNQGRITDLMKSGKFFEDIGLPPMNKDDDRVMLCGSMPFNAEVSAILDDFGLTVSPRMGVQADYAVERAFVG